In a genomic window of Vigna angularis cultivar LongXiaoDou No.4 chromosome 6, ASM1680809v1, whole genome shotgun sequence:
- the LOC128197455 gene encoding uncharacterized protein LOC128197455 produces MDAHVYSKKCIHQIESHLPFSMPFQDGTSKVPQLKWKDSDNNVFGGQSISSENPTNALSGKAVHCEEINGSRNTQQTIEVVDQLGFVKGYSEQTLEVSEQGMLDDIPMEIVELLAKNQYERCIPDVENRSSMLEKPSLGRKRQIAGGSTVHKKGEMSLLKYGKKEKPEGKHKKNNMIIRGENLKPSKRKPVHYFTPFDGNNLSMNNLCPPQPPLGLTFPSPKRSHQVD; encoded by the exons atgGATGCACATGTTTACAGCAAAAAGTGTATCCATCAAATTGAAAGTCATCTACCTTTCTCAATGCCTTTTCAAGATGGAACCTCCAAAGTACCGCAACTTAAGTGGAAAGACAGTGATAATAATGTCTTTGGAGGGCAAAGCATTTCTTCCGAGAACCCAACCAATGCTCTTTCGGGAAAAGCAGTTCATTGCGAA gaaaTTAATGGTTCAAGAAACACACAACAGACTATCGAAGTTGTGGACCAACTAGGTTTTGTGAAAGGATACAGTGAACAAACACTGGAGGTGTCCGAGCAGGGAATGCTAGATGATATACCCATGGAAATTGTGGAACTCTTGGCGAAGAATCAGTATGAGAGGTGTATTCCTGATGTAGAAAATAGAAGCTCCATGTTAGAAAAACCCTCTCTTGGAAGGAAAAGACAGATTGCAGGTGGCTCCACTGTACACAAAAAAGGGGAGATGAGCTTGTTGAAATATGGCAAAAAGGAGAAACCTGAgggaaaacataagaaaaacaaCATGATCATAAGAGGAGAGAATTTAAAGCCTAGCAAAAGAAAGCCTGTTCATTACTTTACTCCATTTGATGGAAACAATTTGAGTATGAATAATCTCTGCCCTCCTCAACCCCCTTTGGGTTTGACGTTTCCCAGTCCCAAAAGAAGCCATCAGGTGGATTAG